The following are encoded in a window of Candidatus Fusobacterium pullicola genomic DNA:
- a CDS encoding ABC transporter ATP-binding protein has protein sequence MKEIYSLKSLSKSYGERKVFENIDLEIRNDEITIILGKSGCGKTTLMRILSKLDRDITGEVKFCNTSGVEISGRYGFVFQESRLLPWFNVEENISIHGRVKDIDIYLDMIGLKEYRYSYPEELSGGMAQRVAIARALSYEPDTLFMDEPFSALDYFTRRQLHKELLKIHKATGIGVIFVTHNLDEALTLAHRILLIKDGKILDFKIDKDFPREIDDIELVRLKSKIIKLIES, from the coding sequence TTAAGTAAAAGTTATGGGGAAAGAAAAGTTTTTGAAAATATAGATTTAGAGATAAGAAATGATGAGATAACAATTATTCTAGGAAAGAGTGGTTGTGGAAAAACAACTTTAATGAGAATACTTTCAAAGTTAGATAGAGATATCACTGGAGAAGTAAAATTTTGTAATACTAGTGGTGTTGAAATATCTGGAAGATATGGATTTGTCTTTCAAGAGAGTAGATTGTTACCTTGGTTTAACGTTGAAGAAAATATCTCTATTCATGGGAGAGTTAAAGATATAGATATTTATTTGGATATGATAGGCTTAAAAGAGTATAGATATAGTTATCCAGAAGAATTATCTGGTGGAATGGCTCAGAGAGTAGCAATTGCAAGAGCTTTAAGTTATGAACCAGATACACTATTTATGGATGAACCTTTTTCAGCTTTAGATTATTTTACTAGAAGACAATTACATAAAGAGCTGTTAAAAATACATAAAGCTACAGGGATAGGAGTAATTTTTGTAACTCATAATTTAGATGAAGCATTGACATTAGCTCATAGGATTTTACTTATAAAAGATGGGAAGATACTAGATTTCAAAATAGATAAGGATTTTCCTAGAGAGATAGATGATATAGAATTAGTGAGATTGAAAAGTAAAATAATAAAATTAATAGAGAGTTAA
- a CDS encoding NrtA/SsuA/CpmA family ABC transporter substrate-binding protein, with product MFKKLVILIGMVFLLISCGEKKKIEEINLTYVKAPLNVPSILEKNLKMFDKEFEKDGIKVKFHELTTGPEQTNALAAGELDFLHALGGTSAIIAASNGVDLKITNVYSRSPKGFMILSKKDNITTPESLKGKKIGGPKGTILHQVLVGYLGKGNLKEDDVQFINMGLPEAFAAMESGNIDAALLAGPVALKAINNGAKVVTNGEGLTQGLVVTAVSGKFLEKNPDIVKRFVKVNEEAVKYIDKNFDDMLKIVSEDVGLTKEEILKLYPLYDFNPKIKEADIKDLEETQEFLIKNGMQENRIDINSIIAK from the coding sequence ATGTTTAAAAAATTAGTAATTTTGATAGGTATGGTATTTTTATTGATTTCGTGTGGAGAAAAGAAAAAGATTGAAGAGATAAATTTAACTTATGTAAAAGCTCCGTTAAACGTTCCATCTATTTTAGAGAAGAACTTAAAAATGTTTGATAAAGAGTTTGAAAAAGATGGAATAAAGGTAAAGTTTCATGAGTTAACAACAGGACCAGAGCAAACAAATGCATTAGCTGCTGGGGAGTTAGATTTTTTACATGCTTTAGGGGGAACATCAGCTATTATAGCAGCTTCAAATGGAGTAGATTTAAAGATAACAAATGTATATAGTAGATCACCAAAAGGTTTTATGATACTTTCTAAAAAAGATAATATAACAACTCCTGAATCATTAAAAGGTAAGAAAATAGGTGGACCAAAGGGAACTATACTTCATCAAGTGTTGGTTGGATATTTAGGAAAGGGAAATCTAAAAGAAGATGATGTACAATTTATAAATATGGGGTTACCAGAAGCCTTTGCAGCTATGGAAAGCGGAAATATTGATGCAGCTTTATTAGCTGGACCTGTAGCTTTAAAAGCTATAAATAATGGAGCTAAGGTTGTAACTAATGGAGAAGGATTAACACAGGGATTAGTGGTTACAGCTGTAAGTGGAAAATTTTTAGAAAAGAATCCGGATATAGTTAAGAGATTTGTAAAAGTGAATGAGGAAGCTGTTAAGTATATAGATAAAAATTTTGATGATATGTTAAAAATAGTATCAGAAGATGTTGGGTTAACAAAAGAAGAGATATTAAAACTATATCCATTATATGATTTTAATCCAAAAATAAAAGAGGCAGATATTAAAGATCTAGAAGAGACACAGGAATTTTTAATAAAAAATGGTATGCAAGAGAATAGAATTGATATTAATAGTATCATAGCGAAATAA